A stretch of Equus quagga isolate Etosha38 unplaced genomic scaffold, UCLA_HA_Equagga_1.0 HiC_scaffold_440_RagTag, whole genome shotgun sequence DNA encodes these proteins:
- the LOC124232300 gene encoding patr class I histocompatibility antigen, A-108 alpha chain-like: protein MQVVMPTTFFLLLLGTLTWTETWAGFHSMSYFYTAVSRPGRGEPRFIAVGYVDDTQFVRFDSDAASPRMEPRAPWVEQEGPEYWERETRIMKEAAQNFRVGLNTLRGYYNQSEAGSHTLQVVFGCDVGPDGRLLRGYWQYAYDGADYLALNEDLRSWTAADMEAQITRRKWEAAGAAERYRNYLEGRCVEWLRRYLENGKETLQRADAPKTHVTHHPISDHEVTLRCWSLGFYPAEITLTWQRDGEDLTQDTEFVKTRPAGDRTFQKWAAVVVPSGEEQRYTCRVQHEGLAEPVTLRWEPLPQSTILIVGVLPGLSLLGAVVAGAVIWRKERSGEKRGIYVQAANSDSAQGSDASLTQKV from the exons ATGCAGGTCGTGATGCCTACAACCTTCTTCCTGCTGCTCTTGGGGACCCTGACCTGGACTGAGACCTGGGCTG gcttCCACTCCATGAGTTATTTCTACACCGCCGTGTCCCGGCCCGGCCGCGGGGAGCCCCGCTTCATCGCCGTCGGCTACGTGGACGACACGCAGTTCGTGCGGTTCGACAGCGACGCCGCGAGTCCGAGGATGGAGCCGCGGGCGCCCtgggtggagcaggaggggccggagTATTGGGAGCGGGAGACGCGGATCATGAAGGAAGCCGCACAGAATTTCCGAGTGGGCCTGAACACCCTGCGCGGCTACTACAACCAGAGCGAGGCCG GGTCTCACACCCTCCAGGTTGTGTTTGGCTGCGACGTGGGGCCGGACGGGCGCCTCCTCCGCGGGTACTGGCAGTACGCCTACGACGGCGCCGATTACCTCGCCCTGAACGAGGACCTGCGCTCCTGGACCGCGGCGGACATGGAGGCTCAGATCACCCGGCGCAAGTGGGAGGCGGCCGGAGCGGCGGAGCGCTACAGGAACTACCTGGAGGGCCGGTGCGTGGAGTGGCTCCGCAGATACCTGGAGAACGGGAAGGAGACGCTGCAGCGCGCAG ACGCCCCAAAGACACACGTGACCCACCACCCCATCTCTGACCATGAGGTCACCCTGAGGTGCTGGTCCCTGGGCTTCTACCCTGCGGAGATCACCCTGACCTGGCAGCGTGATGGGGAGGACCTGACCCAGGACACGGAGTTTGTGAAGACCAGGCCTGCAGGGGATCGAACCTTCCAGAAGTGGGCTGCTGTGGTGGTGCcttctggagaggagcagagatacaCATGCCGTGTGCAGCACGAGGGGCTGGCTGAGCCTGTCACCCTGAGATGGG aGCCGCTGCCTCAGTCCACCATCCTCATCGTGGGCGTCCTTCCTGGCCTGAGTCTCCTTGGAGCTGTGGTGGCTGGAGCTGTGATCTGGAGGAAGGAGCGCTCAG GTGAAAAAAGAGGGATTTACGTGCAGGCTGCAA ACAGTGACAGTGCCCAGGGATCTGATGCGTCTCTCACGCAGAAAG TGTGA